A genome region from Neptunomonas japonica JAMM 1380 includes the following:
- a CDS encoding sensor histidine kinase, with amino-acid sequence MTLLTRALQLRSLKQWVFIAFFLVNVPIGFMLYKSSMVLESQLQQSYRLAQISLELSQQNNSLERLAEDIVRAATQFRIIKKPEIQERLTEQVERFNNHLSIQMFITEQNQRQQKFQSLFTAIQKDPLDETINELPQLTRELAEESFNKAGIELANLQEQARITRENLWLQTAFLAVATFLLMLFFSSAITRPITKLTSRIEAIGRRENLPKNPISGPKEIVQLNNQLLWLDQHLLQLERLKREFIQHISHELKTPLTTLREGADLLAEEVPGTLNDRQHHVVSLLQSSSINLQKLIEQLLDYNKLQQAHTLKIQHVDIRSIIMKAITPLQLLISEKSITLTLPKTSLVVQLDPDMLHRVLGNLVSNAIYYTDKDGHVTIDAYASEKQLIIDVENNGSEISATDAKNIFEPFYQGKRNAQVH; translated from the coding sequence ATGACGCTCCTCACACGAGCCTTGCAGCTTCGCTCACTAAAACAATGGGTGTTTATTGCCTTCTTTCTGGTTAATGTGCCTATCGGCTTCATGCTGTATAAAAGTAGCATGGTTCTAGAAAGCCAACTACAACAGAGTTATAGGCTAGCGCAAATCTCGCTCGAGCTCAGTCAGCAAAATAACTCACTCGAACGTTTAGCTGAAGACATTGTTCGTGCTGCAACGCAATTTCGTATTATCAAGAAACCAGAGATACAAGAGCGTTTAACTGAACAGGTTGAAAGGTTCAATAATCATCTATCAATTCAAATGTTCATTACCGAACAAAATCAAAGGCAACAGAAGTTTCAAAGTCTATTTACGGCTATCCAAAAAGACCCTTTAGATGAAACAATTAACGAGTTACCACAACTTACTCGCGAGCTGGCTGAAGAGAGCTTTAACAAAGCAGGTATTGAGTTAGCCAACCTGCAAGAACAAGCACGCATAACAAGAGAAAACCTTTGGCTGCAAACCGCTTTCTTAGCTGTGGCAACATTCTTGCTTATGCTGTTTTTTTCAAGCGCCATTACTCGACCAATAACAAAGCTTACAAGTCGCATAGAAGCTATAGGACGCAGGGAAAACTTACCCAAAAACCCAATAAGTGGGCCAAAAGAAATTGTTCAATTAAATAATCAACTCCTTTGGCTAGATCAACATTTACTGCAACTAGAACGATTAAAAAGAGAATTTATTCAACATATTTCCCATGAGCTAAAAACACCACTAACAACATTGCGTGAGGGTGCAGACTTGCTCGCTGAAGAGGTGCCAGGCACACTCAATGATCGTCAGCATCATGTTGTATCACTTCTTCAAAGTAGCAGTATTAACTTACAAAAGTTAATTGAACAACTACTGGATTACAACAAGTTACAACAAGCTCACACTTTAAAAATTCAGCATGTGGATATTCGCAGCATAATAATGAAAGCGATTACTCCGTTACAGCTGCTCATCTCTGAGAAGTCGATAACACTGACGCTCCCAAAGACATCTCTAGTTGTGCAACTCGACCCTGATATGCTGCACCGAGTACTAGGCAACTTAGTTTCTAATGCTATTTACTATACCGACAAGGATGGACATGTCACAATTGACGCTTATGCATCTGAAAAGCAGTTAATCATTGATGTCGAGAATAATGGTTCTGAAATTTCTGCAACCGATGCAAAAAATATTTTTGAGCCTTTTTATCAAGGAAAAAGAAACGCTCAGGTCCATTAA
- a CDS encoding sigma 54-interacting transcriptional regulator translates to MTQLSRVLLVDDDNGVLSLLTMRLEASGYQVLSASSGEEALRLLPTERIDLVLTDLCMDEMNGLDLFKHVQQNWPGLPVIIITAHGSIPEAVAATQQGVFGFLTKPIDKTQLLDTVKAALVSAERRRNTKWRDDIITKSPVMLQLLDQAHRVAESDVSVLITGPSGSGKELMARAIHQASQRANNKFIAINCGALPEQLLESELFGHTKGSFTGAISNHQGLFQAADGGTLFLDEIGDMPQPLQVKLLRVLQERVIRPVGSVDNIKIDVRIISATHRNLDQAMQSEDFREDLYYRLNVVNIELPPLRDRPEDIPVLARHFLAKATHQHNRKVRNISPGALHLLAQAAWPGNVRQLQNVMEKVVALSASPVISEGLVANALSNQDLVIPSFNEARADFEKRYLIKLMQVTEGNVTHAARIAQRNRTDFYKLLHRHNIEAAEYKPAAIAAVQAQADLIKSRQAS, encoded by the coding sequence ATGACGCAACTTTCACGAGTCCTTTTAGTCGATGACGACAATGGTGTGCTATCTCTACTAACCATGCGCCTAGAAGCATCGGGTTATCAGGTGCTTTCAGCCTCAAGCGGCGAAGAAGCATTGCGTCTATTGCCTACTGAACGTATAGATTTAGTTCTGACTGACCTATGCATGGATGAAATGAATGGTCTTGACCTTTTTAAGCATGTGCAACAAAACTGGCCTGGACTACCTGTCATTATCATTACTGCCCACGGTTCTATTCCAGAAGCGGTAGCGGCAACTCAACAAGGTGTGTTTGGCTTTTTAACTAAACCTATCGATAAGACACAGTTACTCGATACAGTAAAAGCGGCACTTGTTTCGGCTGAGCGGCGCCGAAATACCAAATGGCGCGATGATATAATCACCAAAAGCCCAGTCATGCTTCAGCTACTAGACCAAGCACACCGAGTTGCCGAATCTGATGTGAGCGTCCTTATCACAGGCCCCAGTGGTAGCGGAAAAGAATTAATGGCCCGGGCTATCCACCAAGCGAGCCAGCGAGCCAATAATAAGTTTATAGCAATAAACTGTGGTGCCTTACCTGAACAATTACTTGAATCTGAGCTTTTTGGACATACAAAAGGCTCCTTTACTGGTGCTATTTCAAACCACCAAGGCCTCTTCCAAGCAGCTGATGGCGGCACGCTTTTTCTTGATGAAATAGGTGATATGCCACAGCCGTTGCAGGTAAAACTACTCAGGGTATTACAAGAAAGAGTTATTCGCCCAGTAGGGTCAGTCGATAATATCAAAATTGATGTGCGTATTATCTCCGCAACTCATCGTAACTTGGATCAAGCGATGCAGAGTGAAGATTTTCGAGAGGATTTATACTACCGCTTGAATGTCGTTAACATCGAGCTACCGCCTTTAAGAGACCGACCAGAAGATATTCCTGTATTAGCAAGACACTTTCTTGCTAAAGCAACACACCAACACAACCGTAAAGTACGAAATATTTCACCAGGAGCCCTACATTTATTGGCCCAAGCAGCTTGGCCTGGTAATGTAAGGCAGCTTCAAAATGTTATGGAAAAAGTGGTTGCTCTAAGTGCGAGCCCAGTCATATCAGAGGGCCTAGTTGCAAATGCTCTGTCTAATCAAGACCTTGTCATACCATCTTTCAACGAAGCTCGGGCTGATTTTGAAAAGCGCTACTTAATTAAGTTAATGCAAGTTACTGAAGGTAATGTGACACACGCGGCTCGTATTGCTCAACGAAATAGAACCGACTTTTATAAACTTCTTCATAGACATAACATCGAAGCAGCGGAATATAAACCAGCAGCTATTGCCGCCGTTCAAGCCCAAGCTGATTTAATCAAGTCTCGTCAAGCCAGTTAA
- a CDS encoding DUF924 family protein produces MRVDIDEVLQFWFGDLENGFPLTNRESIWWQGGAELDREIDGLFGAKVNAALRGELDGWKGTPRGRLALVILLDQFTRNMYRGMAEAFKGDHITRAIVLESLSCGHDDALEFAERMFFYMPLEHSESLQDQDLCISRLENLLTEVPLKERHRVDSAIDFASQHRDMIVRFGRFPHRNQVLGRESTAEELAYLHQSHNRWGQ; encoded by the coding sequence ATGAGAGTCGACATTGATGAGGTGTTACAGTTTTGGTTTGGCGATCTTGAAAACGGGTTTCCTCTAACAAATAGGGAATCCATTTGGTGGCAAGGTGGTGCGGAGCTTGATAGAGAAATTGATGGACTCTTTGGCGCTAAGGTTAATGCTGCACTACGAGGTGAATTAGATGGCTGGAAAGGCACCCCAAGGGGAAGACTTGCTTTAGTTATTTTACTCGATCAATTTACACGTAATATGTATCGGGGTATGGCTGAAGCTTTTAAAGGAGATCATATTACTAGAGCTATCGTTCTTGAGAGTCTTAGCTGTGGACATGATGATGCATTAGAGTTTGCTGAACGTATGTTTTTCTATATGCCGTTGGAGCATAGCGAATCACTACAAGATCAGGATTTATGCATTAGTCGGTTAGAAAATTTATTGACGGAGGTGCCGCTAAAAGAGCGCCATAGGGTTGATTCTGCCATTGATTTTGCATCACAGCATCGCGATATGATTGTACGTTTTGGCCGTTTCCCACACCGCAACCAAGTATTGGGGCGGGAGTCGACAGCAGAAGAGTTAGCATATTTACACCAGTCTCATAACCGTTGGGGGCAATAA
- a CDS encoding glutathione binding-like protein: MIDLYTWGTPNGRKVSIMLEAIGAKYQAFTVNILKDEQFLPDFIKISPNNKIPAIVDSEGPNGEPISLFETGAILLYLGEKSGKFIPTELIKRYEMMEWLMWQMGGFGPFLGQAHHFNRFAPKEVPYALERYNSEAQRLWRVLDKRLANREYVVDQLSIADFAIYPWAARYEWQKITLKDYPNVKSWMERMLTLEAVQKGMMVPDNN; the protein is encoded by the coding sequence ATGATCGACCTGTATACATGGGGAACACCTAACGGCAGAAAAGTGTCTATTATGCTTGAAGCCATCGGTGCAAAATATCAGGCTTTCACTGTTAATATATTAAAAGATGAACAGTTCTTACCCGATTTTATTAAAATCAGCCCCAACAATAAGATTCCTGCCATTGTTGATTCAGAAGGCCCAAACGGCGAACCCATATCACTTTTCGAGACGGGAGCCATCCTGCTTTACCTAGGTGAGAAATCGGGAAAATTCATCCCTACAGAACTCATCAAAAGATATGAGATGATGGAGTGGTTGATGTGGCAAATGGGCGGCTTTGGCCCCTTTCTTGGCCAAGCGCATCACTTTAATCGCTTTGCCCCAAAAGAAGTGCCTTATGCTCTAGAGCGTTACAACAGCGAAGCACAAAGATTATGGCGCGTACTCGATAAACGCTTAGCTAATAGGGAGTATGTCGTCGACCAACTGAGCATCGCTGATTTCGCAATTTACCCGTGGGCAGCACGTTATGAATGGCAAAAAATCACTCTGAAAGATTACCCTAATGTGAAGAGCTGGATGGAAAGAATGCTAACATTAGAGGCTGTTCAAAAAGGAATGATGGTTCCTGATAATAATTAA
- a CDS encoding DUF3820 family protein produces the protein MMSFQPQQLKKLATMKMPFGKYAGRILVDLPEPYICWFEKKGFPSGELGDLLRTLYEIKLNGLEYLLQPLKEPSSRHEGFSSEKKL, from the coding sequence ATGATGTCTTTTCAACCTCAACAGCTTAAAAAGCTGGCAACAATGAAAATGCCCTTCGGGAAATATGCTGGACGAATCTTAGTCGACCTTCCCGAACCTTATATATGTTGGTTTGAAAAGAAAGGGTTTCCATCTGGGGAACTAGGTGACTTGTTACGTACATTATATGAAATTAAGCTCAATGGACTGGAGTATTTATTGCAGCCATTGAAAGAGCCGTCATCAAGGCATGAGGGTTTCTCATCTGAGAAAAAATTATGA
- a CDS encoding DnaJ domain-containing protein — MSPVVIIILGTILITGMLWIRALPAQRRSFALFKLVVLLLIAIIVILTITGRLPWMGALLASFFLLFKKYNLIFRAIPFLQHFFKKTNQHQNGSPKSRSKMTRQDALNILGLIEGCTKEDIIKAHRKLMQKLHPDQGGNDYLAAQINEARSLLLEK, encoded by the coding sequence ATGAGCCCTGTAGTTATTATCATTTTAGGAACAATTCTGATCACAGGAATGCTCTGGATAAGAGCATTACCTGCACAGCGACGCAGTTTTGCTCTTTTTAAATTAGTAGTTTTGCTCTTAATAGCCATCATTGTGATTTTAACAATCACAGGACGTCTTCCTTGGATGGGCGCATTACTGGCCAGTTTTTTTCTTCTCTTCAAAAAATACAACCTGATCTTCAGGGCAATACCTTTTCTACAACACTTCTTCAAAAAAACCAATCAACACCAAAATGGGAGTCCAAAAAGCCGTTCAAAGATGACTCGCCAGGATGCACTAAACATTCTCGGATTAATTGAAGGCTGTACTAAGGAAGATATTATTAAGGCGCACAGAAAACTCATGCAAAAACTTCACCCCGATCAAGGTGGCAACGACTATCTAGCAGCTCAAATTAATGAGGCTAGAAGCTTACTCCTAGAGAAGTAA
- a CDS encoding GGDEF domain-containing protein encodes MQNIKLHEIDAHQQKSQSGVIKPLLLAVCITVCLLLTVLTLQLALVSSQALLWLFWGLSAASCVLVFLLIRFLKKYKELQVRLDLISSGKDLVTGLPDPHEFTMRVDIECRRSVREFTPLTLMYVGFDIEELEEDDAVKVAQNLIHAVCRPGDMVAKVDVTTFGLILPATNELVLQLADRCLKGLQQLDIKHPVSIGLCTFQPTSDLNSEAATACVQQLLINAKTRGGNQVCADAEQHVNPSVTYSY; translated from the coding sequence GTGCAGAATATAAAGCTTCATGAAATTGATGCTCATCAACAGAAAAGCCAAAGTGGTGTAATTAAGCCGCTGCTGCTAGCCGTGTGTATTACGGTTTGTCTATTACTGACAGTGCTCACTCTTCAGTTGGCATTAGTATCGTCTCAAGCGCTATTATGGCTTTTTTGGGGGTTATCAGCTGCTTCTTGTGTTTTGGTTTTTTTATTAATAAGATTTTTAAAGAAGTATAAAGAGCTTCAGGTGCGTCTTGATCTTATTAGTAGCGGAAAGGATTTAGTAACAGGCTTACCTGACCCTCATGAGTTTACAATGAGAGTTGATATCGAGTGTCGTCGCAGTGTAAGAGAGTTCACTCCTTTGACATTAATGTATGTCGGCTTTGATATTGAGGAGCTGGAAGAAGATGATGCCGTTAAAGTGGCACAGAATCTTATTCATGCTGTTTGCCGCCCTGGTGATATGGTTGCGAAAGTGGATGTAACGACCTTCGGTCTTATTTTACCTGCCACTAATGAGTTAGTTTTACAGTTAGCTGACCGGTGTTTGAAAGGGCTCCAACAGTTAGACATTAAGCACCCGGTGAGTATCGGTTTATGCACGTTTCAACCAACATCTGATTTAAACAGTGAAGCAGCAACTGCTTGCGTTCAACAGCTATTGATTAATGCCAAGACGCGCGGTGGAAACCAAGTTTGCGCAGATGCAGAACAGCATGTTAATCCTTCAGTAACTTATTCTTACTGA
- a CDS encoding methyltransferase domain-containing protein → MKQTDQTISKAMTLLNQGKYESAQIICKRIIARAPLHYQANLLLGVIALNTHKLNIAEKHLQLAQKSAKSNHDKAQALSNLSLSLSYQQRFIEALEYINQALGLKQQAIFYCNRANIFEQLSRWSKMQEDLISAISIDPNIPEAYISLALAKRHLNDSVTALELLEQCPEYTEQDWLNEWALLNGINNRIDKVGEQLSVLSLSDDAMISLGDYALEQNYPDIARALYLLMLKKCPNHATLNHQLNALQGIPSTQAPLEYVKSLFNSCADQFEDRLVNQLQYTLPDLLVTQLSDFLPTTAISVVDLGCGTGLLGKALSSKVSISSLTGVDISEAMLEHAGKKKLYHQLVHDDVLSSLQATKNTDLIMAADVLIYIGELTSLFNHANHALKDNGIFAFSIESCSTSWRLDQSGRYQHSADYIRALLNESNFSLEHSAICDLRLEKNQSVAGEIFILKKHG, encoded by the coding sequence ATGAAACAGACCGACCAAACTATCAGTAAAGCGATGACGTTACTCAATCAAGGCAAGTACGAGTCAGCACAGATAATTTGTAAAAGAATTATTGCGCGTGCACCACTGCATTATCAAGCAAATTTACTGCTAGGTGTCATCGCTCTCAACACTCATAAACTCAACATTGCAGAAAAGCACTTACAACTTGCCCAGAAAAGTGCAAAAAGTAATCACGACAAGGCACAAGCGCTTAGTAACTTATCACTGTCCTTGAGCTACCAGCAGCGATTTATTGAAGCTTTAGAATATATTAATCAAGCGCTAGGCCTTAAACAACAAGCTATTTTCTACTGCAACCGTGCAAATATTTTTGAGCAGCTTTCACGCTGGTCAAAAATGCAGGAAGACCTGATAAGCGCTATTTCTATCGATCCAAATATTCCAGAGGCTTATATTAGTTTAGCGCTAGCTAAACGACACCTGAATGATTCAGTTACAGCCTTGGAGCTATTAGAGCAATGCCCTGAATATACAGAACAAGACTGGCTCAATGAGTGGGCTTTATTAAACGGCATTAATAACCGTATAGATAAAGTAGGGGAACAACTTAGTGTGTTAAGCCTTAGCGATGATGCCATGATTTCGCTCGGAGACTACGCACTAGAGCAGAACTATCCTGACATCGCACGTGCGCTCTATTTGTTAATGCTTAAAAAATGCCCTAATCATGCCACTCTTAATCACCAACTCAATGCATTACAAGGTATTCCTTCCACACAAGCACCACTGGAGTATGTTAAATCTTTGTTTAACAGTTGTGCTGACCAATTCGAAGACCGCCTAGTAAACCAGCTCCAGTACACTTTACCAGATCTGCTAGTCACACAATTAAGCGACTTTTTACCAACCACGGCTATATCTGTGGTTGACCTTGGTTGTGGCACCGGATTACTCGGTAAAGCTTTATCATCTAAAGTATCAATCTCTTCACTCACAGGTGTTGATATATCAGAAGCCATGCTTGAGCATGCGGGTAAGAAAAAACTTTATCATCAGCTTGTTCACGATGATGTTCTGAGTAGTCTGCAAGCCACTAAAAACACTGATCTTATTATGGCCGCCGATGTGCTGATCTATATAGGTGAGCTTACCTCACTCTTTAACCATGCCAACCATGCACTAAAAGATAACGGCATCTTTGCGTTTAGTATTGAGTCTTGCTCAACGTCTTGGCGGCTAGACCAATCCGGGCGATACCAGCACAGCGCTGATTATATTCGCGCTTTATTAAATGAAAGTAATTTTTCGCTAGAACACTCAGCTATATGCGATCTTCGCTTAGAAAAAAACCAATCCGTTGCAGGAGAAATTTTCATTTTGAAAAAGCATGGATAA
- a CDS encoding EF-hand domain-containing protein, with product MRLIIALIISFMTTLPLLAESSQVHRTPPQEYLNPDVLLKSLDSNNDGRLNYLEAMADSEISDRFLQMDTNKNGFLSLNELSVPKKMDANQLKVLLTFASLQCI from the coding sequence ATGCGTTTAATTATTGCCCTTATCATCTCGTTCATGACAACCTTGCCACTCTTAGCTGAATCTTCGCAAGTACACCGAACACCTCCACAAGAGTACCTAAACCCGGATGTGCTTTTGAAAAGCCTAGATAGTAATAATGATGGTCGCTTAAATTATCTAGAAGCGATGGCTGATAGCGAAATTTCTGATCGTTTTCTTCAAATGGATACAAATAAAAATGGCTTTCTGAGCCTTAATGAGTTGTCAGTACCAAAGAAAATGGATGCTAACCAACTGAAAGTATTACTTACTTTCGCCTCGCTTCAATGCATTTAG
- a CDS encoding tRNA(Met) cytidine acetyltransferase TmcA → MYCSAPDSVHALLARLMLQAEQGNVRYPCWLTGSPEWTAEQALTFIQSNNSLCCIVISSREWEGLVTCPVHQAHRLLGQEVDLLIYDGFSGINPDTLGQVSGLLKGGGLFVFLSSPPESSDFFDDPEKQRLRVEPYTSLQVGNYFLEHMKRCFNEERFLSRFDQVDGLLSRLPPSLSHVSADVGLLDQHKVIDQIAQYFALSGQQCCVLTAARGRGKSAALGIIARQLLGQGRSVVVTAPSADALDSLFEHAASAKGFHRARYQVIEEKQRASLTFQQPVDVISAHNEANILLVDEAAGIPVHLLTGFLETYSKIIFATTTQGYEGTGQGFVLRFFPILQHQAKALHCFTLEKPIRWSECDPLEPFINKLLFLDAGSLSSKIPEEVARQSRPLVEYRSIDPKWLVDNPDQLQALFGLMINAHYRTTPGDLRIMLDSPNLQIWIAESAEQIVGACLVAEEGGLEEELIQHIWEGRRRPRGHLLPQLLVAQEGYLNAAEFTMLRVVRIAVCDKYRRSRIAAGLLHAIERSVENSQYHMIGASFAVTAPLLDFWHAEGYQVTRVGTQCDPVSGSYATLVLKGLSTDANQAICAWQSEFQKRLLYLQGDWLQTLDSNILARVQRPVLVEFTRLAHEEWHDLSGFAFHYRAYESSAYIFARLAEQYRYLWDIDSTDEQIKCLIEERVIQQKSEQQIIDHTGLQNRKVLLSSLRLAAGLLYQQAQQEGLLNELFR, encoded by the coding sequence ATGTATTGCTCAGCACCAGATAGTGTTCATGCGCTTCTTGCTCGGCTGATGCTTCAGGCAGAGCAAGGAAATGTTCGTTATCCCTGTTGGTTAACAGGCTCCCCCGAATGGACAGCAGAACAAGCGCTTACATTTATTCAAAGCAATAATTCCCTGTGCTGTATTGTTATCTCATCTCGTGAATGGGAAGGCTTGGTTACTTGCCCTGTTCATCAAGCACATCGTTTATTAGGACAGGAAGTAGATCTACTGATCTATGATGGCTTTAGTGGTATTAATCCTGATACGTTAGGCCAGGTTTCGGGTTTGCTAAAAGGCGGTGGCCTATTTGTTTTTTTGAGTTCACCTCCTGAATCATCTGATTTTTTTGATGATCCCGAGAAACAACGATTACGTGTTGAGCCCTATACAAGTTTACAGGTGGGGAATTACTTTCTTGAGCATATGAAGCGCTGTTTTAATGAAGAGCGTTTCCTCTCACGCTTTGATCAAGTCGATGGTTTATTGTCGCGGTTACCGCCTTCATTATCTCATGTTTCAGCAGATGTGGGGCTGCTTGATCAACATAAGGTTATTGATCAAATTGCTCAGTATTTTGCGCTTTCTGGACAGCAGTGTTGTGTATTAACTGCTGCAAGGGGGAGAGGTAAGTCTGCTGCGTTGGGGATAATAGCGCGCCAGTTGCTAGGCCAAGGCCGTAGTGTGGTTGTGACAGCGCCTTCTGCTGATGCGCTTGATAGCTTATTTGAACATGCCGCGTCTGCTAAGGGCTTTCATCGGGCGCGTTATCAAGTGATTGAAGAAAAGCAGCGAGCGTCTTTAACATTCCAGCAACCCGTGGATGTTATTAGTGCACACAATGAAGCGAATATTTTGTTGGTGGATGAAGCTGCCGGAATTCCCGTGCACTTATTAACTGGCTTTTTAGAGACATATTCAAAAATAATTTTTGCCACGACGACTCAAGGTTATGAAGGAACCGGGCAAGGCTTTGTTCTGCGGTTTTTTCCTATTCTTCAACACCAAGCCAAAGCATTACATTGTTTTACGCTTGAGAAGCCCATTCGTTGGTCTGAGTGCGATCCGTTAGAGCCTTTTATTAACAAGCTCCTGTTTTTGGATGCAGGTTCCCTGAGTAGCAAAATACCAGAAGAAGTAGCAAGACAAAGCCGGCCATTAGTGGAGTATCGATCTATTGATCCCAAATGGCTTGTTGATAATCCAGACCAGCTTCAGGCGTTGTTTGGTTTAATGATCAACGCGCATTATCGGACAACTCCTGGCGACCTAAGAATTATGCTGGATAGTCCTAATTTACAAATCTGGATTGCGGAATCAGCTGAACAAATTGTTGGGGCTTGTCTTGTCGCTGAGGAAGGAGGGCTTGAAGAAGAGCTTATACAACATATATGGGAAGGACGGCGCAGGCCGAGAGGGCACTTGCTTCCCCAGTTATTGGTTGCTCAAGAGGGCTATCTAAACGCAGCTGAGTTCACTATGCTGCGAGTTGTTCGAATTGCTGTATGTGATAAATACCGGCGTAGTAGGATAGCTGCTGGATTATTACATGCAATTGAACGCTCGGTAGAAAATAGCCAATACCATATGATTGGGGCCTCGTTTGCCGTAACAGCCCCACTGCTTGATTTTTGGCATGCTGAGGGGTATCAAGTGACTAGAGTTGGCACTCAGTGTGATCCTGTTAGTGGTTCTTATGCGACTCTTGTGCTTAAGGGGCTGTCAACTGATGCTAATCAGGCGATATGTGCATGGCAAAGTGAGTTTCAAAAACGCTTACTGTATTTGCAGGGTGATTGGCTTCAGACGCTAGATAGCAATATTTTAGCCCGTGTTCAGCGTCCCGTGCTTGTTGAATTTACCCGCTTAGCGCATGAAGAGTGGCATGACTTATCCGGTTTTGCATTTCACTATCGAGCTTATGAAAGCAGTGCTTACATTTTTGCTCGCTTGGCCGAGCAATATCGATATCTTTGGGATATCGATTCAACTGATGAGCAGATTAAATGCTTGATCGAAGAGCGCGTTATTCAGCAAAAAAGTGAACAGCAAATAATTGATCATACCGGTCTACAAAATCGTAAAGTATTACTGAGCTCGCTGCGTTTGGCGGCAGGGTTACTTTATCAGCAAGCTCAGCAAGAAGGCCTGCTTAATGAGTTATTTAGATAG
- the ybaK gene encoding Cys-tRNA(Pro) deacylase has product MTPAINIVKKAKVFYKLHEYQHNPSSSSYGEEAAELLNQDSAQVFKTLLVAVEGDQKKLAVAVVPVSGQLNIKAMAAALKVKKVVMAEVVAAERITGYIAGGISPLGQKRVLPTVIDESANSYESIFMSAGRRGLEIEMSAGDLAILTSARFANISR; this is encoded by the coding sequence ATGACGCCTGCGATTAATATTGTAAAAAAAGCAAAGGTTTTTTATAAACTGCATGAATATCAGCATAATCCTTCAAGTAGCTCCTATGGTGAAGAAGCGGCTGAGCTATTGAATCAGGACTCAGCTCAAGTGTTTAAGACTTTGTTGGTAGCAGTAGAAGGGGATCAGAAGAAGCTCGCGGTAGCTGTTGTTCCTGTGAGTGGGCAACTTAATATAAAAGCAATGGCCGCCGCTTTGAAAGTGAAGAAGGTTGTGATGGCTGAGGTTGTGGCTGCTGAACGTATTACGGGTTATATAGCAGGAGGTATCAGCCCACTGGGGCAAAAAAGAGTGCTACCGACGGTGATTGATGAGTCGGCAAATAGTTATGAAAGTATATTTATGAGTGCTGGAAGAAGAGGCCTAGAGATTGAGATGTCAGCAGGCGATCTTGCCATCCTGACATCTGCTAGGTTTGCTAATATCAGTCGTTAA
- a CDS encoding TetR/AcrR family transcriptional regulator yields the protein MARPAEFDRSEVLNKAMEVFWRTGYNATSVTDLVHATSLKPGSLYGAFNSKRGLFLEVIDNYANRSLTRISECMEQSDSAIDAIAHFFSRICKEIECDEIGRGCLMVNTLLELATEDDDIRIKITEYLNRIEHYFYLSLENARLQGEIKSDTDCDSLAKMLMTGIWGLRVMSTTRPDPVIYTGIIGHLLASLERAKY from the coding sequence ATGGCAAGACCAGCAGAGTTTGATAGAAGCGAAGTACTCAATAAAGCCATGGAGGTTTTTTGGCGCACAGGGTATAACGCCACATCGGTTACTGATCTTGTGCATGCTACGAGTCTTAAACCAGGATCTCTATATGGGGCATTCAATAGTAAACGTGGACTCTTCCTTGAAGTTATCGATAATTACGCGAACCGCAGCTTAACACGCATCAGCGAGTGCATGGAACAATCGGATTCTGCCATCGATGCTATTGCACATTTTTTTTCCCGCATATGCAAAGAAATAGAGTGCGATGAAATAGGTAGAGGTTGTCTAATGGTAAATACTCTTCTAGAACTCGCCACAGAAGACGACGACATTAGAATTAAGATCACTGAGTACTTAAACCGTATAGAGCACTACTTTTATCTTTCACTTGAAAATGCCCGGCTACAAGGTGAAATAAAATCAGATACCGACTGTGATAGCTTAGCCAAAATGTTAATGACTGGAATTTGGGGCCTACGCGTCATGAGCACCACACGACCAGATCCTGTTATCTACACAGGTATCATTGGCCATTTGCTCGCCTCACTTGAAAGAGCTAAGTACTAA